The Arachis ipaensis cultivar K30076 chromosome B07, Araip1.1, whole genome shotgun sequence genome includes a window with the following:
- the LOC107609277 gene encoding uncharacterized protein LOC107609277, translating into MEGRGGSSGGGRRITVSPRPCSGRRVVAKKRTRGGVGGTDGFLNSVKKLQRREISSKRTRGFSMSDAQERFRNIRLQEEYDTHDPKGRPSVVLPFLRKRSKIIEIVAARDIVFALAQNGVCAETNERICFLNITPDEVIRSLFYNKNNDSLITVSVYASDSYSSLKCRSTRIEYIRRVQSDAGFALFESESLKWPGFVEFDDVNGKVLTYSAQDSIYKVFDLKNYTMLYSISDKNVQEIKISPGIMLLIFAKSSSHVPLKILSIEDGTVLKSFNHLLHRNKKVDFIEQFNEKLLVKQENENLQILDVRTFEITEVSRSEFMTPSAFIFLYENQLFLTFRNRTVAVWNFRGELVTSFEDHLLWHPDCNTNNIYITSDQDLIISYCKADSDDSLSEGNAGSINVSNILTGKCLAKIKASNSSPIVNQCSCGDDCSGSCRNTRKQKHDTKTRSTVAEALEDITALFYDEERNEIYTGNSHGLVHVWSN; encoded by the exons ATGGAAGGTCGTGGCGGTAGCAGCGGTGGTGGGAGGAGGATTACGGTGAGTCCGAGGCCGTGCAGTGGGCGGAGAGTGGTGGCGAAGAAGAGAACACGTGGTGGTGTAGGAGGAACAGATGGGTTCTTGAACAGTGTGAAGAAGCTTCAGAGACGCGAAATCAGCTCCAAACGAACCCGTGGGTTCAGCATGAGCGATGCGCAGGAGAGGTTTCGCAACATCAGATTGCAG GAAGAATATGATACACATGATCCAAAAGGCCGTCCCTCCGTGGTATTACCCTTTCTGAGAAAAAGGTCAAAGATTATTGAGATTGTAGCAGCACGGGACATTGTTTTTGCTCTTGCACAAAATGGTGTTTG TGCAGAGACCAATGAACGGATATGCTTCTTGAATATCACTCCAGATGAAGTTATCAGAAGCTTGTTTTACAACAAGAACAATGATTCACTTATCACAGTTTCTGTCTATGCTTCAGACAGTTACAGTTCTTTGAAATGCAGAAGCACAAGGATTGA ATATATAAGACGGGTTCAATCAGATGCTGGTTTTGCTCTTTTCGAATCTGAGTCATTGAAATGGCCAGGTTTTGTGGAGTTTGATGATGTAAACGGGAAGGTACTCACGTACTCTGCTCAGGATAG CATCTACAAGGTGTTTGACCTAAAAAACTATACAATGTTATACTCCATTTCAGATAAAAATGTACAGGAGATTAAGATCAG TCCGGGGATCATGTTGTTGATTTTTGCTAAATCAAGCAGCCATGTCCCACTTAAAATTCTTTCAATAGAAGATGGTACTGTTTTGAAGTCTTTCAATCATCTCCTTCATCGGAATAAGAAGGTGGATTTTATAGAACAGTTCAATGAAAAGCTTCTTGTGAAGCAAGAAAACGAGAACCTCCAAATTCTTgat GTGCGGACTTTTGAGATAACAGAAGTCAGTAGAAGTGAATTTATGACACCATCTGCATTTATATTCCTGTATGAGAATCAATTGTTTCTTACATTTCGAAATCGAACTGTGGCTGTCTGGAACTTCCGTGGAGAACTTGTAACTTCTTTTGAAGATCACCTCTTGTGGCATCCTGATTGCAACACAAACAACATATATATAACCAGTGACCAGGATCTCATCATATCATACTGCAAGGCTGATTCTGATGATTCGTTATCTGAAGGAAATG CGGGATCCATCAATGTCAGCAACATTCTAACTGGTAAGTGCCTTGCGAAGATAAAAGCAAGCAACAGCTCTCCCATTGTAAACCAATGTAGTTGCGGCGACGATTGTTCAGGTAGCTGTCGTAACACGAGGAAACAAAAACATGACACCAAAACTAGGAGCACAGTTGCAGAAGCTTTGGAAGATATTACTGCTCTCTTCTACGATGAAGAGCGCAATGAGATCTACACGGGCAATAGCCACGGTCTGGTTCATGTCTGGTCCAACTGA